A single region of the Musa acuminata AAA Group cultivar baxijiao chromosome BXJ1-11, Cavendish_Baxijiao_AAA, whole genome shotgun sequence genome encodes:
- the LOC135597658 gene encoding expansin-A8-like, giving the protein MEKAALLLLFLAWFASEFRALGDDWIPASATFYGGGDASGTMGGACGYQNLYSDGYGIKNTALSTALFNNGAACGACFQIVCDSRKSPWCKKGTHITVTATNYCPPNYDLPSDNGGWCNPPRQHFDMSQPAWETIAVYRGGIVPVYYRRVKCRRSGGIRFTINGKNYFELVLIANVGGSGVVSGAWIKGSDTQWMAMSRNWGMNWQSNAYLTGQSLSFRVQTRDGKVKTAYDVAPATWKFGDTYASSIRF; this is encoded by the exons ATGGAGAAGGCTGCACTACTGCTGCTGTTCCTCGCGTGGTTTGCCTCTGAGTTCAGAGCTCTGGGAGATGATTGGATTCCTGCCTCGGCAACCTTCTATGGAGGGGGTGATGCTTCCGGCACTATGG GTGGAGCGTGTGGGTATCAGAACTTGTACAGCGACGGGTACGGCATCAAGAACACGGCACTGAGCACGGCGCTGTTCAACAACGGCGCCGCCTGCGGCGCGTGCTTCCAGATCGTGTGCGACTCGAGGAAGTCGCCGTGGTGCAAGAAGGGGACGCACATCACCGTCACCGCCACCAACTACTGCCCGCCCAACTACGACCTTCCCAGCGACAACGGCGGGTGGTGCAACCCGCCGCGGCAGCACTTCGACATGTCTCAGCCAGCCTGGGAGACCATCGCCGTCTACCGGGGCGGCATCGTTCCCGTCTACTACCGCAG GGTCAAGTGTCGGAGGAGCGGAGGCATCAGGTTCACCATCAACGGGAAGAACTACTTCGAGCTGGTGCTGATCGCCAACGTGGGAGGGAGCGGCGTGGTCTCCGGCGCCTGGATCAAGGGGTCCGACACGCAGTGGATGGCCATGAGCAGGAACTGGGGCATGAACTGGCAGAGCAACGCGTACCTCACTGGTCAGAGCCTCTCCTTCCGGGTGCAAACCAGAGACGGCAAGGTCAAGACCGCCTACGATGTCGCGCCGGCGACTTGGAAGTTCGGCGACACCTACGCGTCCTCCATCCGGTTTTAG